The following are encoded in a window of Megalops cyprinoides isolate fMegCyp1 chromosome 16, fMegCyp1.pri, whole genome shotgun sequence genomic DNA:
- the LOC118791155 gene encoding uncharacterized protein DDB_G0292642-like, translated as MGNSPLLPTPCGHKIHPSDVNSMVTTCLDKKSLDFSCPVCKEAWQWEQLQELMQLSQDHLAKHQKRVDQIVEACPENYKKCPTCSSILKRPLDSAGQPCQFCRCPRCPQSHLCWSCLSPWCFPSEAGAGHCGNRSCDVVAVLLSCDTVTDPMSSVFGCPVFRACPKCHGLIMHTTGCKYVWCPNCDHNFCFICLQKASRCCRHEDMYFSLSCKKQRAARQRFVT; from the exons ATGG GTAATAGCCCCCTGCTGCCAACCCCCTGTGGACACAAGATTCACCCTTCTGATGTCAACAGCATGGTGACAACCTGTCTGGACAAA AAATCCCTGGACTTCAGCTGCCCGGTCTGTAAGGAGGCTTGGCAGTGGGAACAGCTGCAGGAACTCATGCAGCTATCCCAGGACCATCTGGCTAAGCACCAAAAAAGAGTTGACCAAATTGTAGAGGCCTGTCCTGAGAATTATAAGAAG TGCCCCACCTGTTCTTCCATCTTGAAACGGCCTCTGGATAGCGCCGGCCAGCCCTGCCAGTTCTGCCGGTGCCCCCGGTGCCCCCAGTCGCACCTCTGCTGGTCCTGCCTTTCCCCCTGGTGCTTCCCCAGCGAGGCCGGCGCCGGCCACTGCGGCAACCGCTCCTGCGATGTGGTGGCCGTGTTGTTGAGCTGCGACACAGTCACCGACCCCATGAGCAGCGTCTTTGGGTGCCCAGTCTTTCGCGCCTGCCCCAAATGCCATGGCCTGATCATGCACACAACAGGGTGCAAGTATGTCTGGTGCCCTAACTGCGATCACAACTTCTGCTTCATCTGTCTGCAGAAAGCATCCAGATGTTGCCGCCATGAGGACATGTACTTTTCTTTATCCTGTAAGAAGCAGAGGGCAGCCAGGCAGAGGTTTGTGACTTAG
- the LOC118791156 gene encoding protein C-ets-1-like: protein MDWSSYEPDSLVVPPLTPTSKDVLSRAVKATFAGFTQERIRLRFPPDPKLWSEWEVSHWLDWCQAEFSLHSLGPDLKGMPGNELCSLDREEFLALTSDCTAGEILWEHLETMRSDCDLEVGPPCCSVTEITTSVSWVGQLQDPEQEEKDVPMSSEAYSLPHQGGNFKEFVGEKGDLSGCGRAVVSAVFLAGYTGSGPIQLWQFLLELLSDRSCQSFITWTGDGWEFKLTDPNEVARLWGRRKNKPNMNYEKLSRGLRYYYDKNIIHKTAGKRYVYRFVCNLRGLLGCDPGGLCTLPDTPPGDGQE from the exons ATGGACTGGAGCTCTTACG AGCCGGACTCCCTGGTGGTgccccctctcacccccaccAGTAAGGATGTCCTTAGCCGGGCTGTGAAAGCCACCTTCGCCGGCTTCACACAGGAGCGAATCCGCCTGCGATTCCCACCAG ACCCTAAACTGTGGTCAGAGTGGGAGGTTAGTCATTGGTTAGACTGGTGCCAGGCTGAGTTCAGCCTCCATAGCCTGGGCCCGGATTTGAAGGGTATGCCCGGGAATGAGCTGTGCTCCCTGGACAGAGAGGAGTTCCTGGCCCTGACCTCTGACTGCACCGCTGGAGAAATTCTATGGGAGCACCTGGAGACTATGCGCAGTG ACTGTGACTTGGAGGTGGGGCCACCGTGCTGCAGTGTTACAGAGATAACTACATCAGTTTCCTGGGTTGGTCAGCTCCAAGACCCGGAGCAGGAAGAGAAGGATGTGCCCATGTCCAGCGAGGCCTACTCCCTACCACACCAAGGTGGAAATTTCAAAGAGTTTGTAGGGGAGAAGGGGGACCTCAGTGGATGTGGGAGAGCTGTGGTCTCAGCAGTGTTTCTTGCTGGTTATACTG GAAGTGGGCCCATACAGTTATGGCAGTTTCTACTGGAGCTTCTCTCTGATCGCAGTTGTCAGTCATTCATCACCTGGACCGGGGATGGCTGGGAGTTCAAATTGACGGACCCTAACGAG GTGGCCCGCCTGTGGGGCAGGCGGAAGAACAAGCCCAACATGAACTACGAGAAGCTGAGCCGCGGCCTGCGCTACTACTACGACAAGAACATCATCCACAAGACCGCTGGCAAGCGCTATGTGTACCGCTTCGTCTGCAACCTGCGAGGCCTGTTGGGGTGTGACCCCGGGGGGCTGTGCACCCTGCCGGACACCCCGCCTGGAGACGGACAGGAGTGA